A stretch of the bacterium genome encodes the following:
- a CDS encoding TlpA family protein disulfide reductase — MLDVNQTAPDFTLKMFGNGEMSFYASAGPLNSVLIFYKFSCGTSRFAFPFLQKIYDAYAHSVYFTAIAQDNPGQTAKFREELGITVPILLDEAPYPASRAYGLHTVPSIFLVDPEHKIRFSSYGFVKQDILNLADILSEKSGADQIDVFESAEVPEMKPG, encoded by the coding sequence ATGCTTGACGTAAATCAAACTGCTCCGGACTTCACGTTGAAAATGTTTGGCAACGGAGAAATGAGCTTTTATGCATCTGCAGGTCCCTTGAATTCGGTTCTCATTTTTTACAAATTCAGCTGCGGGACTTCCCGGTTTGCCTTTCCCTTTCTTCAGAAAATTTACGATGCATATGCCCATTCTGTCTACTTCACGGCGATAGCGCAGGATAATCCCGGGCAGACGGCAAAGTTTCGCGAGGAACTGGGAATCACAGTCCCGATTCTGCTAGATGAGGCGCCTTATCCTGCGAGCAGGGCTTATGGCCTCCATACCGTTCCTTCTATTTTTTTAGTAGATCCGGAACATAAAATCCGTTTTTCTTCTTATGGTTTTGTAAAACAAGATATCCTGAATCTGGCAGATATCCTTTCTGAGAAATCAGGAGCGGATCAAATTGATGTATTTGAATCTGCTGAAGTTCCCGAAATGAAGCCGGGGTGA
- a CDS encoding lytic transglycosylase domain-containing protein, with product MMRKYLTIGALILGFACLASADVMVLNTGKKIRIKSFTLVEVGKLEVLINDRSEMVIPVEWVKEIRDEPDPPPAPMVVQEKEVLRQPTIHFAYVDHVRSASEKYELDWRLITAVMKVESNFNPRAVSRKGALGLMQLMPDTAKLYSVKNPYDPGQNIDAGVKHLKKLMKRYNNKLDLVLAAYNSGEKTVDHYQGIPPYAETRQYVKKVLNFYRQGL from the coding sequence ATGATGAGAAAATATCTAACGATCGGGGCACTCATTCTGGGCTTCGCCTGTCTTGCGTCTGCCGATGTCATGGTCTTGAATACGGGGAAGAAGATTCGAATCAAATCTTTCACCCTTGTTGAAGTTGGAAAGCTCGAAGTATTGATTAACGACCGCTCCGAAATGGTCATCCCCGTCGAATGGGTAAAGGAGATTCGGGACGAGCCAGATCCACCACCGGCGCCGATGGTCGTACAAGAAAAAGAAGTTTTACGTCAACCCACTATCCATTTCGCTTACGTTGACCATGTTCGTTCGGCTTCCGAAAAATACGAACTGGATTGGAGATTGATTACGGCTGTCATGAAGGTGGAATCGAACTTTAATCCCCGCGCTGTTTCAAGAAAGGGCGCTCTAGGTTTGATGCAATTGATGCCAGACACGGCAAAGCTGTACAGCGTGAAAAACCCGTACGATCCCGGCCAGAACATTGACGCCGGCGTGAAACACCTGAAGAAGTTGATGAAGCGGTATAACAATAAGCTGGATCTGGTGCTGGCGGCTTACAATTCGGGTGAAAAAACCGTGGATCACTATCAGGGGATTCCTCCTTACGCCGAAACGCGACAATACGTGAAGAAGGTTTTGAATTTTTACCGGCAGGGCTTATAG
- the ligA gene encoding NAD-dependent DNA ligase LigA: MSKTKLEKEVRELRESIEHHEYKYYVDNNPEISDYEFDQLYARLRKIEEEHPELLTPDSPTQRVGELPVEGFPSATHRWPMISLDNAYNFEELDAFHERVVRILGNRPIDYVTELKIDGTSVSIIYEYGKLSRGVTRGDGTRGDVVTTNIRTIRSIPLTLPERWSRTPYFEARGEIYLSRKKFDQINQALAKEGRELFANARNSAAGSLRLKDPKQAASRKLDTFVYGLLPEDLAKSHWESMQILKDSGFKVNPNISLCHSLDDVKKFCKKWEEKRDTLDYEIDGVVVKVNDFRLRQNLGSTSKFPRWAIAVKFQAKQASTKILDIRVQVGRTGALTPVAVMEPVSLGGTTIVHATLHNEDEVRRKDIRIGDYVLIERGGDVIPKVVKVIDTKRDDSVRIFRMPKKCPVCGTGIVREEGEAVSRCPNLSCPAKLHESLRHFASRKAMNIEGLGDKLIQQLLARGMIKDFVSVYELKLDELVELERFGKKSAENLLEEIENSKKRTLDQQIYALGIRFVGETIAKILTDHYSSIEEIESASAEELQNISGIGERIAVSIAEFFSVPENRSLVKRMKQHGLFKVQSPGKKKTGTKLGGLTFVITGTLDGFSRDQAKAKIEELGGKVNSSVSKKTDYLVCGEEAGSKLDNAKKLGVKILDEEEFVALLEK, from the coding sequence ATGAGTAAAACAAAGTTAGAGAAAGAAGTGCGCGAGTTGCGCGAATCGATTGAGCATCACGAATACAAATACTATGTGGATAACAACCCGGAGATCTCTGACTACGAATTCGACCAGCTTTATGCGCGATTGCGTAAGATCGAAGAAGAGCATCCGGAGCTTCTGACGCCCGATTCACCGACTCAAAGAGTGGGAGAATTGCCGGTGGAAGGGTTCCCCTCCGCGACTCATCGCTGGCCGATGATTAGCCTGGATAATGCATATAACTTTGAAGAGCTGGACGCTTTTCATGAACGCGTCGTGCGCATCCTCGGGAATCGTCCGATTGATTACGTGACTGAGCTGAAAATCGATGGCACTTCTGTTTCGATCATCTACGAATACGGAAAGCTATCCCGCGGTGTTACGCGAGGGGATGGAACGCGGGGGGATGTGGTAACAACCAATATCCGCACGATTCGATCGATTCCTCTGACACTGCCTGAGCGATGGAGTCGAACGCCCTACTTCGAGGCGCGCGGCGAAATCTATCTCTCCCGCAAAAAATTTGATCAGATCAATCAAGCGCTGGCAAAGGAAGGCCGCGAGCTATTTGCGAATGCGCGAAACTCCGCTGCTGGATCGCTGCGACTCAAGGACCCCAAACAAGCAGCCTCACGCAAGCTGGATACGTTTGTTTACGGTCTGTTGCCGGAGGACCTTGCAAAAAGTCACTGGGAATCGATGCAAATCTTGAAGGATAGTGGATTCAAAGTGAATCCAAATATCTCGCTTTGCCATTCCCTGGATGATGTCAAGAAATTCTGCAAGAAGTGGGAAGAGAAGCGAGATACGCTCGATTATGAAATCGATGGTGTTGTGGTGAAAGTGAACGATTTCCGGTTAAGACAAAACCTCGGTTCGACTTCGAAGTTTCCACGCTGGGCAATTGCGGTGAAATTTCAGGCAAAACAGGCATCGACAAAAATACTGGATATCCGCGTGCAGGTAGGAAGAACGGGCGCCTTAACGCCTGTGGCAGTGATGGAGCCGGTCTCGCTCGGTGGAACGACGATTGTACATGCGACTTTGCACAACGAAGATGAAGTGCGAAGAAAAGATATCCGGATCGGCGACTACGTGTTGATCGAACGAGGTGGTGATGTCATTCCCAAAGTCGTGAAAGTCATAGACACAAAGCGGGATGACAGCGTACGGATTTTCCGGATGCCAAAAAAATGTCCGGTCTGTGGCACTGGAATCGTCCGTGAGGAAGGGGAAGCAGTATCTCGTTGCCCGAATCTTTCCTGTCCCGCCAAACTTCACGAATCGTTGCGCCATTTTGCCTCGCGCAAAGCCATGAATATTGAGGGACTGGGAGATAAACTCATCCAGCAATTGCTCGCGCGGGGCATGATCAAGGACTTTGTTTCCGTTTATGAGCTGAAGCTGGACGAGCTGGTGGAACTGGAGCGTTTCGGAAAAAAGTCAGCTGAGAATCTACTGGAAGAGATTGAAAACTCAAAAAAAAGGACTCTGGATCAACAAATCTACGCGCTCGGGATCCGGTTTGTGGGAGAAACGATTGCGAAAATTCTCACCGATCACTATTCGAGCATTGAAGAAATCGAGTCGGCTTCTGCAGAGGAACTTCAGAACATCTCCGGTATCGGTGAACGGATTGCCGTCAGCATTGCGGAATTCTTTTCAGTTCCCGAAAATCGCAGCCTTGTGAAACGCATGAAACAACATGGCCTGTTTAAGGTTCAATCTCCCGGAAAGAAAAAAACGGGCACAAAACTGGGCGGACTCACATTTGTGATTACGGGAACACTCGATGGTTTTTCGCGCGATCAAGCCAAAGCAAAAATCGAAGAGCTGGGCGGAAAAGTCAATTCGTCTGTCAGCAAGAAAACGGACTATCTGGTTTGTGGTGAAGAAGCAGGATC
- a CDS encoding glycosyltransferase, with the protein MSKEHLVIFHINTEKGFRGGEMQTLHLVRGLQQRGHENCIFARPGSRILQEARASNIPCFTLPMRGEWDLISGRTLRRLVDVQKPDILHAHTAHACSIALMARWPDTLPSIVFSRRAAVPAKKTLLRRKLKHVDALLAVSQTVRNQLLEAGIPSQKIFVAESGSDFSQLDASPDRITSRSELGLPPDAFVIGNISFFDEEKGQEALIRAFCEFAKNQSRAYLLLVGEGPVKSRCEDLASQIGCGQRVLFTDYRSDVERIYPAMDLFFLSSSREGLSGVLREAMAVGIPVLAVRQPSTEEQVSSGILVSSEPAEWSEAIQKLFDDSDLRSDLAAKAKEQARKFTIDSMVEKTEDCYRKVLKL; encoded by the coding sequence ATGAGCAAGGAACACCTTGTAATTTTTCACATCAACACTGAAAAAGGATTTCGGGGTGGCGAAATGCAGACCCTTCATCTCGTTCGGGGACTCCAGCAACGCGGCCACGAGAATTGCATTTTTGCGCGTCCGGGCTCCAGGATCCTGCAGGAAGCGCGGGCGAGCAATATTCCGTGTTTCACGTTGCCCATGCGCGGAGAGTGGGATCTCATTTCCGGACGAACACTGCGCCGGCTCGTTGATGTGCAAAAACCCGACATCCTTCATGCGCACACGGCGCATGCCTGTTCGATTGCGCTGATGGCCCGCTGGCCCGACACGCTTCCTTCGATCGTCTTTTCTCGCAGGGCTGCCGTTCCAGCAAAAAAAACGCTTCTGCGCCGGAAACTAAAACATGTCGATGCGCTTCTTGCTGTGTCACAGACTGTTCGCAATCAGCTTCTCGAAGCAGGAATTCCTTCGCAGAAAATTTTTGTTGCAGAAAGCGGATCAGATTTTTCGCAATTGGACGCGTCACCGGATCGCATTACTTCCCGCAGCGAACTCGGCCTTCCGCCGGATGCTTTTGTAATCGGCAACATCTCCTTTTTCGATGAAGAAAAGGGCCAAGAAGCGCTCATCCGCGCTTTCTGCGAATTCGCAAAGAATCAATCGCGAGCTTATTTGTTGCTGGTAGGAGAAGGTCCTGTAAAATCCCGCTGCGAGGATCTGGCCAGTCAAATCGGATGCGGCCAACGCGTTCTGTTTACCGATTATCGCAGCGATGTGGAAAGAATTTATCCAGCAATGGATCTGTTTTTTCTTTCCTCCAGCCGTGAAGGTTTGTCCGGTGTGCTAAGGGAAGCAATGGCCGTTGGAATTCCTGTTTTGGCCGTACGACAACCAAGCACTGAAGAGCAGGTAAGCTCAGGAATTCTCGTTTCGAGCGAACCCGCAGAATGGAGCGAGGCCATACAAAAACTATTTGATGATTCTGATCTGCGATCGGACCTTGCAGCGAAAGCAAAAGAACAGGCCCGGAAATTTACGATCGATTCGATGGTAGAGAAAACGGAAGATTGCTACAGAAAGGTGCTGAAGCTATAA
- a CDS encoding glycosyltransferase family 2 protein, with the protein MSLALSVVIPTFNESQNIASCIQSVQDLAQEILVMDNFSQDGTPEIARLLNARVHQRAFDNFSANKNAAIELALNDWVLILDADERLTPALRNEIQNTLNSPAGADAFRIKRDAYFCGKKVRCWSGKSVIRLFDKRKAAYDSAKLVHEELVVRNGTIDSLLHPMEHYTFRSFEQYLPKVHSFTSLAAREAYEKGKRVSWFSLFLYPPLRLLKTYFVKAGILDGIPGLIIAWLSAYTVYLKMAKLWELQNSQ; encoded by the coding sequence ATGAGTCTGGCGTTGTCGGTGGTCATTCCGACATTCAACGAATCGCAGAACATCGCATCCTGCATTCAGTCCGTTCAAGATCTTGCGCAGGAGATTCTTGTCATGGACAACTTCAGCCAGGATGGCACTCCGGAGATTGCCCGTTTGTTGAATGCGCGAGTCCACCAAAGAGCATTCGACAATTTTTCAGCAAACAAGAATGCAGCAATTGAGCTCGCGTTGAATGATTGGGTATTGATCCTGGATGCGGACGAGCGTTTGACACCGGCGTTACGAAATGAGATCCAGAACACTTTGAATTCTCCCGCCGGCGCGGATGCGTTCCGGATCAAACGGGACGCTTACTTCTGCGGAAAGAAAGTACGATGCTGGAGCGGGAAGTCAGTGATCCGTCTTTTCGACAAACGGAAAGCAGCGTACGACTCAGCGAAGCTGGTTCATGAAGAGCTCGTGGTACGCAATGGAACCATCGACTCCCTTCTGCACCCGATGGAGCACTACACCTTTCGATCCTTTGAACAGTATTTGCCCAAGGTGCACTCCTTTACTTCTCTGGCAGCCCGTGAGGCATACGAGAAAGGAAAACGTGTCAGCTGGTTTTCGCTTTTTCTATATCCACCTTTGCGATTATTGAAAACTTATTTCGTAAAGGCCGGAATTCTGGACGGCATACCAGGATTGATCATAGCCTGGCTCTCCGCTTACACGGTCTACTTGAAAATGGCGAAACTCTGGGAGTTGCAAAATTCGCAATGA
- a CDS encoding SDR family oxidoreductase, protein MLKGKSILVAGATGGLGQEIVTTLAAQKCSMMLVHRSEDDKAARLKSRIKGAHATFYECDFTQADEIQDAINIFFDQEKEPYGLINLIGDPARVDWQKAQISHMQDAFLYNASAPLCSAKEFGLRMRNSSRSGCAVLFSSMQGVYPFESSLFYGTSKAALIHGAKILAKEFGGDPFFRINVIAPGVNHAGMALESIQKGKYAKLVDQKIIPRYGQASDIARLVLFLLDPDLYMTGQTILYDGGLTLRRDLLK, encoded by the coding sequence ATGTTAAAAGGCAAGTCGATTCTAGTAGCGGGAGCCACCGGGGGGTTGGGGCAGGAAATTGTTACGACTCTGGCGGCGCAGAAATGTTCAATGATGCTGGTGCACCGGAGCGAAGACGATAAAGCCGCGCGATTGAAATCGCGTATCAAAGGGGCGCATGCAACCTTCTACGAATGCGATTTCACTCAGGCTGACGAGATTCAGGATGCAATCAACATTTTCTTCGACCAGGAGAAAGAGCCCTATGGCCTCATTAACTTGATCGGAGACCCCGCAAGAGTCGACTGGCAGAAGGCGCAAATCTCTCATATGCAAGATGCATTTCTTTACAATGCTTCGGCCCCTCTGTGCAGCGCAAAAGAATTCGGACTACGAATGAGAAACTCTTCACGGTCCGGATGCGCTGTGCTTTTCTCTTCGATGCAGGGTGTATATCCGTTTGAAAGTTCCCTCTTTTACGGGACCTCCAAAGCCGCTTTGATCCACGGAGCAAAGATTCTGGCAAAAGAGTTCGGCGGAGATCCTTTTTTCCGAATCAATGTCATAGCTCCCGGTGTCAATCATGCGGGCATGGCATTGGAGAGCATTCAAAAAGGGAAATACGCTAAGTTGGTGGATCAAAAGATTATTCCACGGTATGGCCAGGCGTCGGATATCGCGAGACTCGTCTTGTTCCTCCTGGATCCGGATCTTTATATGACCGGCCAGACAATTCTGTACGATGGCGGACTCACCCTTCGACGAGATCTACTGAAATAG
- a CDS encoding FAD-dependent oxidoreductase → MFYPNLFTPIAIGTLQLPNRVLMGSMHLGYEGKEDSAERMAEFYAARARGQAALIITGGCAINEEAIGGGSFSCIYKPDDVRTLSFITRRVHEDGGKIGLQLFHAGRYATREWLSGLQPVGPSAIRSSLHPSTPREMSEEDIFKTIDDFATAAVRAREAGFDCVEVMGSEGYLINQFFSPLTNKRVDIWGGALENRVRFGAEVMRAIRKACGDSYPVIFRMSGMDLMPGSNGWSETFYFAQTMEETGANALNIGIGWHESRIPTISMLVPRAYYSFVVGRIKQHVKIPCICSNRINDPEVAENLIATSKADLVSLARPLLSDPDFASKAGSGRSEFINTCIACNQACLDNAFRDEPTTCILNPEAGREMLMRKKPALYKKRVAVVGAGPAGLEASKTLAERGHDVSLFERGSKIGGQLLHAVLIPGKQEFLNTIRYYRSYLKKYKIHVQLNCSPSEKELQEFDVVILATGARPRPSDIPGSEQAHCIDYESFFNDPSSVQPSREVAVIGAGGIGCDVAHLLSDSENAYPPPSFFDDMDQVASYEEYLRSLPRSHDVTLTRRGKRIGEKLGPTTRWALIQLLENRGVKMITQIQYKAVTQNGLHAITRNDKEIFIPAEKVILAIGQVANSELFQQIQPNVEECYLIGAAKLASETNAQVAVWQAAEVARRI, encoded by the coding sequence ATGTTTTACCCGAACTTGTTTACCCCGATCGCCATCGGGACGCTGCAACTGCCAAACCGGGTACTGATGGGATCGATGCATTTAGGCTATGAAGGCAAAGAAGATTCAGCGGAAAGAATGGCGGAGTTTTATGCTGCCCGGGCCAGGGGCCAGGCTGCATTAATCATCACAGGCGGTTGCGCAATCAATGAAGAAGCGATCGGCGGCGGAAGCTTTAGCTGCATTTACAAACCAGACGATGTGCGAACGCTCAGTTTTATTACAAGACGCGTTCACGAAGACGGAGGAAAAATCGGACTGCAGCTCTTTCATGCGGGCCGCTATGCAACGCGCGAATGGTTATCCGGTTTACAACCGGTGGGACCTTCTGCCATACGCAGCAGTTTGCATCCTTCGACTCCACGTGAAATGTCGGAAGAGGACATTTTCAAAACCATTGATGATTTCGCGACGGCCGCTGTGCGTGCTAGGGAGGCAGGTTTTGATTGTGTGGAAGTGATGGGATCGGAAGGATATTTAATCAACCAGTTTTTTTCGCCGCTGACCAACAAACGTGTGGACATCTGGGGAGGAGCCCTTGAAAATCGCGTCCGTTTTGGCGCGGAAGTGATGCGCGCGATACGCAAAGCATGTGGAGATTCCTATCCCGTCATATTCAGGATGTCCGGCATGGATTTGATGCCGGGGAGCAACGGCTGGAGTGAAACATTTTATTTTGCGCAAACCATGGAAGAGACCGGGGCCAATGCGCTCAACATAGGAATTGGCTGGCATGAATCTCGAATCCCAACGATTTCCATGCTTGTGCCGCGGGCCTATTACAGTTTTGTGGTTGGGCGCATCAAGCAACACGTGAAGATTCCATGCATCTGCAGCAATCGAATCAATGATCCGGAGGTTGCAGAGAATTTGATCGCGACGTCAAAAGCGGACCTGGTGAGCCTCGCGCGACCCTTGCTTTCGGATCCTGATTTTGCTTCTAAAGCCGGCTCGGGCAGAAGCGAATTCATCAACACGTGCATTGCCTGCAATCAAGCGTGCCTGGACAATGCTTTTCGGGATGAGCCAACCACGTGCATTTTGAACCCGGAAGCGGGTCGTGAAATGCTGATGCGCAAAAAACCAGCCCTGTACAAAAAGCGAGTTGCTGTTGTAGGCGCAGGACCCGCAGGATTGGAAGCGTCAAAAACTCTTGCTGAACGCGGTCACGATGTCTCGCTTTTTGAGCGAGGCTCAAAAATTGGCGGACAACTTCTTCACGCGGTGCTCATTCCCGGCAAACAGGAGTTCTTGAATACGATTCGCTACTACCGGAGCTATCTGAAGAAATACAAGATCCATGTGCAGTTGAACTGCTCCCCATCGGAAAAGGAACTTCAAGAGTTTGACGTTGTTATTCTTGCAACGGGAGCGCGGCCAAGACCATCCGATATTCCTGGATCGGAACAAGCGCATTGCATCGACTATGAAAGTTTTTTTAACGATCCATCCTCTGTGCAACCCTCCAGAGAAGTTGCAGTAATCGGCGCGGGTGGAATCGGATGCGATGTTGCCCATCTTCTATCCGATTCGGAAAACGCTTATCCGCCACCATCCTTTTTTGACGACATGGATCAAGTTGCGTCCTACGAAGAATATCTGCGATCACTCCCGCGAAGCCACGACGTCACGCTGACACGCCGTGGAAAACGAATTGGCGAAAAACTTGGGCCGACCACGCGCTGGGCTTTAATCCAATTGCTGGAGAATCGAGGTGTGAAAATGATAACGCAGATTCAATACAAAGCCGTTACGCAAAACGGCTTGCATGCGATCACGCGAAATGACAAGGAGATATTCATTCCGGCGGAGAAAGTTATTCTTGCGATCGGTCAGGTTGCCAATTCGGAACTCTTTCAGCAGATCCAGCCAAACGTGGAGGAATGCTATTTGATCGGCGCCGCAAAACTTGCTTCCGAAACAAATGCTCAGGTCGCGGTCTGGCAAGCCGCTGAAGTCGCCCGCCGTATTTGA